From the Paludibacterium paludis genome, one window contains:
- a CDS encoding ethanolamine ammonia-lyase subunit EutB: MKLKTHLFGKTYQFRDVKDVLAKANEPRSGDMLAGVAAQSSQERVAAKQVLSELTLADLRENPVIPYEEDCVTRVIQDDINESAYARIRNWTVGELREAILGDDTDSTALDYLRKGLTSEMVAAVAKICSNADLVYGAKKMPVVKRANTTIGLPGRFSARLQPNDTRDDVKSIAAQMFEGLSFGMGDAVIGVNPVTDNVENVRRILDTVYDAIDKYAIPTQGCVLAHMSTQIEAIRQGAPGGLIFQSICGSEKGLKEFGVTLELMDEAREVGRKNNRITGGNYLYFETGQGSALSANAHNGADQVTMEARNYGLARHYDPFIVNTVVGFIGPEYLYNDRQIIRAGLEDHFMGKLTGISMGCDCCYTNHADANQNSNENLAILLATAGCNFIIAMPLGDDIMLNYQTTAFHDTATLRQLLGLRPAPEFEAWLEKMGLMENGRLTRRAGDASFFF; encoded by the coding sequence ATGAAACTGAAGACGCATTTATTCGGCAAGACTTACCAGTTCCGGGACGTGAAGGACGTGCTGGCCAAGGCCAACGAACCGCGTTCGGGCGACATGCTGGCCGGTGTGGCGGCGCAAAGCTCGCAGGAGCGCGTGGCCGCCAAGCAGGTGCTGTCCGAGCTGACACTGGCGGACCTGCGCGAGAATCCGGTCATCCCGTACGAGGAGGACTGCGTCACCCGCGTCATCCAGGATGACATCAACGAATCCGCCTACGCCCGCATCCGCAACTGGACGGTGGGCGAATTGCGCGAAGCCATTCTGGGCGACGACACCGACAGCACAGCGCTGGACTACCTGCGCAAGGGGCTGACCTCGGAGATGGTGGCGGCGGTGGCCAAGATCTGCTCCAACGCCGACCTGGTCTACGGCGCCAAGAAAATGCCGGTGGTCAAACGCGCCAACACCACCATCGGCCTGCCCGGCCGCTTCAGCGCGCGCCTGCAGCCCAACGACACCCGCGACGACGTGAAAAGCATCGCCGCGCAGATGTTCGAAGGCCTGTCGTTCGGCATGGGCGACGCGGTGATCGGCGTCAACCCGGTCACCGACAACGTGGAGAACGTGCGCCGCATCCTCGACACCGTGTATGACGCGATCGACAAGTACGCGATCCCCACCCAGGGCTGTGTGCTGGCGCACATGTCCACCCAGATCGAGGCCATCCGCCAGGGCGCGCCGGGCGGCCTGATCTTCCAGAGTATCTGCGGCAGCGAAAAGGGCCTCAAGGAATTCGGCGTGACGCTGGAACTCATGGACGAAGCGCGCGAAGTCGGCCGCAAGAACAATCGCATCACCGGCGGCAACTACCTGTACTTCGAAACCGGCCAGGGTTCGGCCCTGTCGGCCAATGCCCACAATGGCGCGGACCAGGTGACGATGGAAGCGCGCAACTACGGCCTCGCCCGCCACTACGACCCGTTCATCGTCAACACGGTGGTCGGTTTCATCGGCCCGGAATACCTGTACAACGATCGGCAAATCATCCGCGCCGGACTGGAAGACCACTTCATGGGCAAGCTCACCGGCATCTCCATGGGGTGCGACTGCTGCTACACCAACCACGCCGACGCCAACCAGAACTCCAATGAGAACCTGGCCATCCTGCTGGCGACCGCCGGTTGCAACTTCATCATTGCCATGCCGTTGGGTGACGACATCATGCTCAACTACCAGACGACGGCCTTCCACGACACCGCCACCCTCCGTCAGTTGCTGGGGCTGCGGCCGGCGCCGGAATTCGAAGCCTGGCTGGAAAAAATGGGCCTGATGGAAAACGGCAGGCTGACGCGCCGCGCAGGCGATGCGTCCTTCTTCTTCTGA
- the eutC gene encoding ethanolamine ammonia-lyase subunit EutC: MDKQQIDEIVRAVMSQLEQGTPAAAPAGAARPVKTGEEEALPDLGTEPFRVWMGVDEPKRPEVLAELRANTAARVCTGRAGPRPRTTALLRFLADHSRSKDTVLKEVPQEWVEQKGLLELQSEIENKDQYLTRPDMGRRLNETSLQLLKTRCKQKPQVQVVVSDGLSTDAVTANFDEILPPLLKGLESAGLEVGTPFFVRYGRVKVEDQVGETLGAKVVILLVGERPGLGQSESLSCYMVYAPTAATVEADRTCISNIHRGGTPPVEAAAVIVDLAKRMLEKKASGMALNRSTGD; the protein is encoded by the coding sequence ATGGACAAACAGCAAATCGACGAAATCGTACGCGCGGTGATGAGTCAACTGGAACAGGGAACGCCGGCCGCCGCGCCCGCCGGCGCCGCCCGCCCGGTCAAGACAGGCGAAGAGGAGGCCCTGCCCGACCTTGGCACCGAACCCTTCCGGGTCTGGATGGGGGTGGACGAGCCCAAGCGGCCCGAGGTGCTGGCCGAATTGCGCGCCAACACCGCCGCCCGTGTCTGCACCGGCCGCGCCGGACCCCGTCCGCGCACCACGGCGCTGCTGCGCTTTCTTGCCGACCATTCGCGCTCCAAGGACACGGTGCTCAAGGAAGTGCCGCAGGAATGGGTGGAACAAAAGGGCCTGCTCGAACTGCAAAGCGAAATCGAGAACAAGGACCAGTATCTGACGCGTCCGGACATGGGACGGCGCCTGAACGAGACGTCGCTGCAATTGCTCAAAACGCGCTGCAAACAAAAACCCCAGGTGCAGGTGGTGGTGTCCGACGGTCTGTCCACCGACGCCGTCACCGCCAACTTCGACGAAATCCTGCCCCCCCTGCTCAAGGGGCTGGAGAGCGCCGGGCTGGAGGTGGGCACGCCGTTCTTCGTCCGCTACGGGCGGGTCAAGGTGGAAGACCAGGTCGGTGAAACGCTCGGCGCCAAGGTGGTGATTCTGCTGGTGGGCGAACGCCCCGGTCTTGGCCAGTCGGAAAGCCTGTCCTGCTACATGGTGTACGCGCCGACCGCCGCCACCGTGGAAGCCGACCGCACCTGCATTTCCAACATCCATCGCGGCGGCACTCCGCCGGTGGAGGCCGCCGCCGTCATCGTGGATCTCGCCAAACGCATGCTGGAGAAAAAGGCCTCCGGCATGGCGCTCAACCGTTCGACAGGAGACTGA
- a CDS encoding CobD/CbiB family protein, with amino-acid sequence MTLLSLIFALALEQLRPLGNRNRVWLLFTRYANYLERNLNAGAWRHGLLAWLTAILPPALIVLGVYYALAAVTPALALAWNVFVLYLTMGFRHFSSAFSEISLALSEGRDFDARNLLRQWTGQPTAELSVNEISRLAIEQGIVDSYRHVFGTMFWFVLLPGPVGALVFRLSTMLSSKWGDRIDREERFGEFAAQVTTWLDWIPVRLTAAGFAVTGDFEDAVYCWRAQAKTWGNHAAGILLATAAGAIGIRLGDPLKQDYTIKFRPELGIGDEADPQALKSAVGLVWRSVLLWLFVVLLAGLVRYLS; translated from the coding sequence ATGACCCTGTTATCCCTTATTTTTGCTCTGGCGCTGGAGCAGTTGCGCCCCCTGGGGAACCGCAACCGGGTATGGTTGCTGTTTACCCGTTATGCGAACTATCTTGAGCGCAACCTGAATGCCGGCGCCTGGCGGCATGGCCTGCTGGCCTGGCTGACGGCCATCCTTCCCCCCGCGTTGATCGTGCTCGGCGTGTATTACGCGTTGGCGGCGGTCACGCCGGCGCTGGCGCTGGCGTGGAACGTGTTTGTGCTGTATCTGACGATGGGGTTCCGGCATTTTTCCAGCGCGTTCTCCGAGATCTCCCTCGCGTTGTCCGAAGGGCGCGACTTCGATGCGCGCAATCTGCTGCGCCAGTGGACCGGCCAGCCGACCGCCGAGCTGTCGGTGAACGAGATCTCCCGGCTGGCCATCGAGCAGGGCATTGTCGACAGTTACCGTCACGTGTTCGGGACGATGTTCTGGTTCGTGCTGCTGCCCGGCCCGGTCGGCGCGCTGGTGTTCCGCCTGTCGACGATGCTCAGCAGCAAATGGGGTGACCGTATCGACCGGGAGGAGCGTTTCGGGGAGTTCGCCGCCCAGGTCACCACGTGGCTCGACTGGATTCCTGTGCGCCTTACCGCCGCGGGCTTCGCCGTGACCGGTGACTTCGAGGACGCGGTCTACTGCTGGCGCGCCCAGGCCAAAACCTGGGGGAACCACGCCGCGGGTATCCTGCTGGCGACCGCGGCGGGAGCGATCGGCATACGGCTTGGCGATCCCCTCAAGCAGGACTACACCATCAAATTCCGTCCGGAGCTGGGCATCGGCGACGAAGCCGATCCCCAGGCGCTCAAGAGCGCCGTCGGACTGGTATGGCGATCGGTGCTCTTGTGGCTGTTCGTTGTCCTGTTGGCCGGGCTTGTCCGGTATCTGAGCTGA
- a CDS encoding BMC domain-containing protein, giving the protein MINALGLMEVRGLVTAIEAADAMLKAADVRLMRQWRTEPGLISLVVEGDLAACRAALDAGEAAARRLGEVVSRCEIGRPDPDTETLVGTMLEPPASIAPPATPRFDEAEVIARIAAAPAGMSLVELQTAFPFVGVSRAWLQTQCREGRLVRRRGRYFGTQDKE; this is encoded by the coding sequence ATGATCAACGCACTGGGACTCATGGAAGTCAGGGGGCTCGTTACCGCCATCGAGGCGGCCGACGCCATGCTCAAAGCGGCCGATGTACGGCTCATGCGCCAGTGGCGCACCGAACCGGGCCTGATCTCGCTGGTGGTGGAGGGCGATCTGGCCGCCTGCCGCGCGGCGCTGGACGCCGGAGAGGCCGCGGCGCGGCGCCTTGGAGAGGTGGTCAGCCGCTGCGAAATCGGCCGCCCCGACCCGGACACCGAAACCCTGGTCGGGACCATGCTCGAGCCGCCCGCTTCAATCGCACCGCCGGCGACTCCCCGGTTCGACGAAGCGGAGGTCATCGCGCGCATTGCCGCCGCCCCGGCGGGCATGAGCCTGGTCGAACTGCAAACGGCCTTCCCCTTCGTCGGCGTCAGCCGCGCCTGGCTGCAGACGCAATGCCGCGAGGGACGGCTCGTTCGGCGGCGCGGCCGCTATTTCGGGACGCAAGACAAGGAGTGA
- a CDS encoding flagella synthesis protein FlgN, which translates to MTDSQRFAELCRDEAESLSRLVALLDEEFAVLEKGEMRRVEAIAAEKAAALETIEERGRARAQWMLDKGIHSVEGVAAWLPDKPEADAAWRALEDALEEAKARNARNGAIIERGLERTGEALVFLRSCAASTLGYGKDGTTPDIPVGGRHLGSA; encoded by the coding sequence ATGACTGACAGCCAACGATTTGCCGAATTGTGCCGGGACGAAGCGGAAAGCTTGTCCCGGCTAGTGGCGCTTCTCGACGAGGAGTTCGCCGTGCTCGAGAAGGGCGAAATGCGCCGCGTGGAAGCCATTGCCGCCGAAAAGGCCGCGGCTCTGGAAACCATCGAGGAGCGGGGACGCGCGCGCGCGCAATGGATGCTGGACAAGGGCATCCACTCCGTGGAGGGCGTCGCGGCATGGTTGCCGGACAAGCCCGAAGCCGACGCCGCCTGGCGCGCCCTGGAGGACGCGCTGGAAGAGGCCAAGGCGCGAAATGCCCGCAATGGCGCGATCATCGAACGTGGTCTTGAGCGCACCGGCGAAGCGCTGGTTTTTCTGAGAAGTTGCGCCGCGTCCACGCTTGGCTACGGCAAGGACGGCACCACGCCCGACATTCCCGTCGGAGGACGCCATCTCGGCTCGGCATGA
- a CDS encoding ethanolamine ammonia-lyase reactivating factor EutA — translation MNRRQIHSVGIDIGTTTTQVIFSLLELVNRAGVSQVPRYEFSRRDIVYESPVAFTPLDADGRVREDELMAFIRAQYRAAGIREDAVESGAIIITGETSKARNARDAVLRLAETLGDFVVATAGPHLESAIAGHGSGACEMSAQETRRVANIDIGGGTANYAVFEAGRLVDTACLNVGGRLIETTADGATRHVHEPARAICADLFGDGVDLSALGPAEHERVAGRMAGLLWEVLVGDPSALARELLMTEPLRAGRPFDAVMISGGVGECYYRPSSAATPYAFHDIGPLLARALHTHEGMRAQPVIMPAQTLRATVIGAGAYTLSLSGSTIWLKNLKLPLRNIPVAHPDLAWADFAPGRLEESLERAVRRLDLDPGRDLYALALPADLPIAYRAIDACATELAGFSRRFAQERPLIVLSCRDLGKALGMLLQPALAGRELAVIDEVATRDGDYIDIGAPLFGGEIVPVTVKSLAFPSSKGM, via the coding sequence ATGAACCGTCGCCAGATCCACAGCGTGGGCATCGACATCGGCACCACGACAACCCAGGTGATCTTCTCGCTCCTGGAGCTTGTCAACCGCGCCGGTGTGTCGCAGGTGCCGCGCTACGAGTTTTCGCGCCGCGACATCGTCTATGAAAGCCCGGTGGCGTTCACGCCGCTGGACGCGGACGGCCGGGTGCGCGAGGACGAACTGATGGCCTTCATCCGCGCGCAATACCGGGCCGCCGGCATCCGCGAGGACGCCGTGGAGTCCGGCGCCATCATCATCACCGGCGAGACATCCAAGGCCCGCAACGCCCGCGACGCGGTACTGCGTCTGGCCGAAACACTGGGTGACTTCGTGGTGGCCACCGCCGGTCCGCATCTGGAATCGGCCATCGCCGGCCATGGCTCGGGCGCCTGCGAGATGTCCGCGCAGGAAACCCGCCGCGTGGCCAATATCGACATCGGCGGCGGCACCGCCAACTACGCGGTGTTCGAAGCCGGCCGGCTGGTCGATACCGCCTGCTTGAACGTCGGCGGACGGCTGATCGAAACCACCGCCGACGGCGCGACCCGCCATGTGCACGAGCCGGCCCGCGCCATCTGCGCCGACCTGTTCGGCGATGGCGTCGATCTGTCCGCGCTCGGTCCGGCCGAGCACGAGCGGGTGGCCGGGCGCATGGCCGGCCTGCTCTGGGAAGTGCTGGTGGGCGACCCCTCCGCGCTCGCGCGCGAACTGTTGATGACCGAGCCCCTGCGAGCGGGCCGGCCATTCGATGCCGTGATGATTTCCGGCGGGGTCGGCGAGTGCTACTACCGCCCGTCCTCTGCCGCCACGCCTTACGCCTTTCACGATATCGGCCCGCTGCTCGCCCGGGCGCTTCACACGCACGAGGGCATGCGGGCGCAGCCCGTCATCATGCCCGCGCAAACGCTGCGCGCCACGGTCATCGGCGCCGGGGCCTACACGCTGTCACTGTCGGGCAGCACCATCTGGCTCAAGAACCTGAAACTGCCGCTGCGCAATATTCCGGTCGCGCATCCGGATCTGGCCTGGGCCGACTTCGCGCCGGGGCGGCTGGAGGAGAGCCTGGAGCGCGCCGTGCGGCGCCTGGACCTCGATCCCGGCCGGGATCTTTACGCCCTGGCGCTGCCCGCCGACCTGCCCATCGCCTATCGGGCCATCGACGCCTGCGCCACCGAGCTTGCCGGTTTCTCTCGCCGCTTCGCCCAGGAACGCCCCTTGATCGTGCTGTCGTGCCGGGATCTGGGCAAGGCGCTGGGGATGCTGCTGCAGCCGGCGCTCGCCGGGCGCGAGCTCGCGGTCATCGACGAAGTGGCCACGCGCGATGGCGACTACATCGACATCGGCGCGCCGCTGTTCGGTGGAGAGATCGTGCCCGTCACCGTCAAGTCATTGGCCTTTCCATCATCCAAAGGTATGTGA
- a CDS encoding serine/threonine protein kinase encodes MTPNDTADTPHEPPFSGLTPDCLLSALESIGLRPDGRLLALNSYENRVYQIGMDEDPPLIAKFYRPGRWSDEAILEEHAFSLELAGQEVPVVPPLAFDGRTLHHVDGHRFALFARQGGRVPDLDREETLEWLGRFLGRIHAIGACGEYRARPALDRQSFGQEPRDFLVSGDWLPDELRAAWISIADQALDGVDQAWQRAGDVRVLRLHGDCHPGNLLWTDNGPHFVDFDDSRTGPAIQDLWMLLSGDGPEMRAQLNAVLSGYEMFCEFDDRELQLMEALRTLRLLHYSAWIARRWQDPAFPAAFPWFGTVRYWQDRILELREQVALMQEPPLV; translated from the coding sequence ATGACGCCGAACGACACGGCCGATACGCCTCACGAACCGCCGTTTTCCGGTTTGACGCCGGATTGCCTGCTGTCGGCGCTGGAGAGTATCGGCTTGCGGCCCGATGGCCGTCTTCTGGCGCTCAACAGCTACGAAAACCGTGTCTACCAGATCGGCATGGATGAAGATCCGCCGCTGATCGCCAAATTCTATCGGCCGGGGCGCTGGAGCGACGAGGCGATTCTCGAGGAGCACGCGTTCAGTCTCGAGCTTGCCGGGCAGGAAGTGCCGGTTGTTCCTCCCCTGGCGTTCGATGGGCGCACCCTGCACCATGTCGACGGTCACCGGTTCGCGCTGTTCGCCAGACAGGGCGGCAGGGTGCCGGATCTGGACCGGGAAGAGACCCTCGAGTGGCTCGGACGTTTTCTGGGACGCATCCACGCCATTGGCGCCTGCGGCGAATACCGGGCAAGACCGGCGCTTGACCGGCAAAGCTTCGGACAGGAACCGCGCGATTTCCTGGTGAGCGGGGATTGGTTGCCCGACGAATTGAGGGCCGCCTGGATCAGCATCGCGGACCAGGCTCTGGACGGTGTCGACCAGGCCTGGCAGCGGGCGGGCGATGTCAGGGTGCTGCGGTTGCATGGCGATTGTCACCCGGGCAATTTGCTGTGGACCGACAACGGTCCGCATTTCGTCGATTTCGACGACAGCCGCACGGGGCCGGCGATCCAGGACCTGTGGATGCTGCTCTCGGGCGATGGCCCGGAGATGCGCGCCCAGCTTAACGCGGTGCTCAGCGGCTACGAGATGTTCTGCGAGTTCGACGACCGGGAGTTGCAACTCATGGAAGCGTTGCGGACCTTGCGACTGCTCCATTACAGCGCGTGGATCGCGCGCCGCTGGCAGGATCCGGCCTTCCCCGCCGCGTTCCCCTGGTTCGGCACCGTCCGTTACTGGCAGGACCGCATTCTCGAGCTGCGCGAACAGGTGGCGCTGATGCAGGAGCCGCCGCTGGTCTGA
- a CDS encoding DEAD/DEAH box helicase, giving the protein MTFAELGLSPEILRAIDEQGYSEPTPIQAKAIPLVLTGRDLLAAAQTGTGKTAAFMLPILERLKKFANPSASPAMHPVRALILSPTRELADQIGVNAKAYTRYLPIRCTTVFGGVNMDPQTQELRRGVEILIATPGRLLDHVGARTVALNKVDILVLDEADRMLDMGFIQDIRKILSMLPKSRQTLLFSATFANEIKRLAEEFMVDPQLVEVARQNSTNDQVEQLVYQVDAYRKRHLLSHLIRQRQMSQVIVFCRTKISADQLARDLKRDGHAAEAIHGDKSQGSRLETLAAFKSGEVKVLVATDVAARGLDISELPYVVNYEMPNSPEDYVHRIGRTGRAGATGVAISLMGEEEDKQHEAIEKLIKKTLKPETVEGFWPSWMPRPAGEAPEPRARRGGRGASERPVAVSALAAPAAEGRKTPLPGRQAKTKREVPALFLAPRYKVEAPRQS; this is encoded by the coding sequence ATGACATTTGCCGAGCTTGGGTTGTCGCCGGAGATCCTCCGCGCGATCGACGAGCAGGGCTATAGCGAGCCCACGCCGATCCAGGCCAAGGCCATTCCCCTGGTGCTGACCGGCCGCGACCTGCTTGCCGCCGCCCAGACGGGGACCGGCAAGACGGCGGCTTTCATGCTGCCCATTCTGGAACGATTGAAAAAATTCGCCAATCCCAGCGCCTCGCCGGCGATGCATCCGGTGCGCGCGCTGATCCTGTCGCCGACCCGGGAGCTGGCCGACCAGATCGGCGTCAACGCCAAGGCCTACACCCGCTACCTGCCGATACGCTGTACAACGGTTTTCGGGGGGGTGAACATGGATCCCCAGACCCAGGAGCTGCGCCGCGGCGTGGAGATCCTGATCGCGACGCCCGGCCGGCTGCTCGACCATGTCGGCGCCCGCACGGTGGCGCTCAACAAGGTCGACATCCTGGTGCTCGACGAAGCGGACCGCATGCTCGACATGGGCTTTATCCAGGACATCCGCAAGATCCTGTCGATGCTGCCCAAGTCGCGTCAGACCCTGCTGTTTTCCGCGACGTTCGCCAACGAGATCAAACGCCTGGCCGAAGAGTTCATGGTCGACCCGCAACTGGTCGAAGTGGCGCGCCAGAACTCGACCAACGATCAGGTCGAACAACTGGTGTACCAGGTCGATGCCTACCGCAAGCGCCATCTGCTCTCGCACCTGATCCGCCAGCGCCAGATGTCGCAAGTCATCGTGTTCTGCCGCACCAAGATCAGCGCCGACCAGTTGGCCCGCGATCTGAAACGCGACGGTCACGCGGCGGAAGCCATCCATGGCGACAAGTCGCAAGGCTCGCGCCTGGAAACGCTCGCCGCATTCAAGAGCGGCGAAGTGAAGGTGCTGGTCGCCACCGATGTGGCCGCGCGCGGTCTGGATATCTCCGAGTTGCCCTACGTGGTGAACTACGAGATGCCCAATTCGCCGGAAGACTATGTGCACCGCATCGGCCGTACCGGCCGGGCCGGCGCCACCGGCGTGGCGATTTCGCTGATGGGCGAGGAAGAGGACAAGCAGCACGAAGCCATCGAAAAACTGATCAAGAAAACCCTCAAACCGGAAACGGTGGAAGGATTCTGGCCTTCCTGGATGCCGCGTCCCGCCGGCGAAGCACCCGAGCCGCGCGCTCGTCGCGGCGGCCGTGGCGCATCCGAGCGACCGGTCGCGGTGTCCGCCCTGGCCGCTCCGGCCGCCGAAGGCCGCAAGACACCGTTGCCGGGCCGCCAGGCCAAGACCAAGCGCGAAGTGCCGGCGCTGTTCCTGGCGCCGCGCTACAAGGTCGAGGCTCCGCGCCAGTCATGA
- a CDS encoding helix-turn-helix domain-containing protein, with the protein MPVQPRKNGPLHRLRHDSPPSDAPLDPLGAEVGVRRREAHSSFEQACAITAWQQLYDQLQPGRFAGYLKELWLDRLQCFEEFTNRALRQSCIVWPGAYWFGIPCPGQPDAARDGSTVDDNLITISPGGEEFELTTPGDFHIMGLVVPRDALETHANITLDGGLPAVLANTPLLQVNPARKREFIRRQRELLTEAERSRLGPSDVVAYRFMRHELLDNLTDLLASASPAPAPLRSRQQHWRQVRRARDFAMSQPDVPLVVADLCNHLNVSRRTLQNIFHNTLGICPLSYLKAMRLNAVRRELLSPESRYLSVQDAATDWGFWHLSQFAVDYGRLFGEKPSDTLRRREK; encoded by the coding sequence ATGCCCGTTCAACCGCGAAAAAACGGACCATTGCACCGGCTGCGTCACGACAGCCCGCCAAGCGACGCTCCGCTGGATCCCCTGGGGGCCGAGGTCGGCGTCAGGCGCCGCGAGGCGCACAGCAGTTTCGAGCAGGCCTGCGCCATCACCGCATGGCAGCAATTGTACGACCAGTTGCAGCCGGGACGCTTCGCCGGCTATCTGAAGGAGTTGTGGCTGGACCGGCTGCAATGCTTCGAGGAGTTCACCAACCGCGCGTTGCGCCAATCGTGCATCGTCTGGCCCGGCGCCTACTGGTTCGGCATTCCCTGCCCGGGCCAACCCGATGCCGCGCGCGACGGCTCGACAGTCGACGACAACCTCATCACCATCAGTCCGGGCGGCGAGGAGTTCGAACTGACGACTCCCGGGGATTTTCATATCATGGGGCTGGTGGTGCCGCGCGATGCGCTCGAAACGCACGCCAACATCACGCTGGATGGCGGACTGCCGGCGGTGCTGGCCAATACGCCGCTCCTGCAGGTGAATCCGGCCCGCAAGCGCGAGTTCATCCGCCGCCAGCGAGAACTCCTGACGGAAGCCGAGCGCAGCCGGCTCGGACCGTCCGACGTCGTCGCCTATCGCTTCATGCGCCATGAACTGCTCGACAACCTGACCGATCTGCTCGCCAGCGCGAGCCCGGCCCCGGCGCCGCTGCGCAGCCGCCAGCAACACTGGCGCCAGGTCCGCAGGGCGCGCGATTTCGCGATGAGCCAGCCGGATGTACCGCTGGTGGTGGCCGATCTGTGCAACCATCTCAATGTGAGCCGGCGCACACTGCAGAACATTTTTCACAACACCCTGGGCATCTGCCCGCTCTCCTACCTCAAGGCGATGCGCCTCAATGCGGTCAGGCGCGAATTGCTGAGTCCCGAATCGCGCTACCTGTCGGTGCAGGATGCGGCCACTGACTGGGGATTCTGGCACCTGAGCCAGTTCGCGGTGGACTACGGCCGGCTGTTCGGCGAGAAACCGTCGGATACGCTGCGTCGTCGGGAGAAATGA
- the eutL gene encoding ethanolamine utilization microcompartment protein EutL gives MATLDLIKPSVKAVRLIASAQSDFKAALKLPAHINCLGLLTADSDDVTYIAADEATKQAQVEVVFGRSLYAGAAHSSSPTAGEVLVILGGGSPAEVRAGLDSMIATIEDGPAFRWANDAEDTAFLAHVISRTGSYLSAQTGVRQGEPLAYLIAPPLEATFGIDAALKAADVTLAGYVPPPSETNYSGAFLTGSQAACSAACQAFTQAVLDVGRQPIALI, from the coding sequence ATGGCCACTTTGGATCTGATCAAACCCAGCGTGAAGGCCGTGCGCCTGATCGCCTCGGCGCAGTCCGACTTCAAGGCCGCGCTCAAGTTGCCCGCCCACATCAACTGCCTGGGCCTGCTTACCGCCGATTCGGACGACGTCACCTACATCGCCGCCGACGAGGCGACCAAACAGGCGCAGGTCGAGGTGGTGTTCGGCCGCTCGCTGTACGCCGGCGCCGCCCACAGTTCATCGCCCACTGCGGGCGAGGTGCTGGTGATCCTCGGCGGCGGCTCGCCGGCCGAGGTGCGCGCGGGACTGGATTCCATGATCGCCACCATCGAGGACGGCCCGGCCTTCCGCTGGGCCAACGACGCGGAGGACACCGCGTTCCTCGCCCACGTGATCTCGCGCACCGGCTCTTACCTGTCGGCGCAGACCGGCGTGCGCCAGGGAGAACCCCTGGCCTACCTGATCGCCCCGCCTCTGGAAGCCACCTTCGGCATCGACGCGGCGCTCAAGGCCGCCGACGTGACGCTGGCCGGCTACGTGCCACCGCCATCGGAGACCAACTATTCCGGGGCCTTCCTCACCGGCAGCCAGGCCGCCTGCAGCGCCGCCTGCCAAGCCTTCACCCAGGCCGTGCTGGATGTGGGCAGGCAGCCGATCGCGCTGATCTGA